CTGCGCATGCGGGAGGAGGGTGCCGAGGTAGTAGTGGCAGGCACTGAGGCTGGGGTGACCTACAAGAGCAAGACCGGCTACCCGGTAACTGCAGACATAGCCACCCGGGATGTGGATGTGGACGGCTGCGACGGGGTGATCATACCTGGCGGCTATGCTCCTGATCTGATGCGCCGCCATGAAGCCACTGTCGAAGTGGTGCGAGATGCCTATCTAAAGGGCAAGCTGGTGGCTGCCATCTGCCACGGCGGGTGGCTGCTGGCCTCTGCCCATATTCTCGAGGGTAGGAAAGTTACCGGCTTTTTCGCCATTCGCGACGAC
This is a stretch of genomic DNA from Deltaproteobacteria bacterium. It encodes these proteins:
- a CDS encoding type 1 glutamine amidotransferase; protein product: LRMREEGAEVVVAGTEAGVTYKSKTGYPVTADIATRDVDVDGCDGVIIPGGYAPDLMRRHEATVEVVRDAYLKGKLVAAICHGGWLLASAHILEGRKVTGFFAIRDDLVHAGAEYLDAEVVVDGKLITSRVPDDLPAFCREIIAALA